The proteins below come from a single Corynebacterium cystitidis genomic window:
- a CDS encoding tetratricopeptide repeat protein — protein sequence MSEERPSPKSNDYSSLGDRDKKSSRNRDNSRNERRGKSHGNRGSDRKVRHDRSNPQRHGFREDRMAQKLSEPDLPDDIDIKDLDPMVLQDLRVLSKDNAERVAKHLIMSAVLIEDDTALALQHARAAKNRAGRVGVVREMNGIAAYHAGEWKEALSELRAARRMMGGPGLLAVMADCERGLGRPEKAVELARTPEARQLDPESRIELGIVVAGARRDLGQNDAAVATLQRLEPTKDPSSIPHLRLAYAYADALFAAGRKVEAKEWFAQVASNDEEELTDAAVRLDQLG from the coding sequence ATGAGCGAGGAACGACCGTCCCCAAAATCCAACGACTATTCATCACTGGGAGACCGGGATAAAAAATCGTCTCGCAACAGGGACAATTCGCGCAACGAGCGCCGTGGAAAAAGCCACGGTAATCGTGGCAGCGACCGCAAAGTGCGCCACGACCGTTCAAACCCACAGCGACACGGCTTCCGCGAAGACCGTATGGCCCAAAAATTATCTGAACCGGATCTGCCGGATGACATTGACATCAAAGACCTTGACCCGATGGTCCTACAGGACCTCCGAGTGCTGTCCAAAGACAACGCTGAACGGGTAGCCAAGCATCTCATTATGTCAGCCGTATTAATCGAAGACGATACTGCTCTGGCTCTCCAGCATGCCCGAGCCGCGAAGAACCGAGCAGGACGGGTCGGTGTTGTCCGCGAAATGAATGGCATCGCCGCCTACCACGCAGGCGAATGGAAAGAGGCACTCTCAGAACTGCGTGCAGCCAGGCGCATGATGGGTGGGCCTGGCCTGCTAGCAGTCATGGCCGACTGCGAACGAGGACTCGGGCGCCCAGAAAAAGCCGTCGAACTAGCACGTACCCCTGAAGCACGTCAACTTGATCCAGAATCACGTATTGAACTCGGGATCGTGGTGGCCGGTGCCCGCCGCGACCTTGGCCAAAACGATGCTGCGGTGGCGACATTGCAGCGACTAGAACCAACAAAAGACCCATCAAGCATTCCGCACTTGCGGCTAGCCTACGCCTACGCGGATGCGCTCTTTGCGGCCGGGCGCAAAGTCGAAGCCAAGGAATGGTTTGCCCAGGTCGCGTCCAATGATGAGGAAGAATTGACCGACGCTGCCGTACGCCTTGACCAGCTGGGCTAA
- a CDS encoding TlyA family RNA methyltransferase — protein sequence MAPGRRRLDAELVRRKIARSREQAVDWIKAGQVTVNGFVAQKPATVVEPDASIKVAVDEDDQWASRGAHKLIGALDVFEQQGVSVVEKRILDAGASTGGFTDVVLRRGAREVIAVDVGYGQLMWRLQNDPRVTVLDRTNIRHLTPEMMGGQADMMVGDLSFISLKLVLPAIVDCLHDGADLLPMVKPQFEVGKDRLGSGGVVRSNELRAEVTKDVAIFAAELGLSCRGVVASPLPGPSGNVEYFLWLVKDEGSTAPSDQDLTAMIAAAVKEGPTL from the coding sequence GTGGCCCCTGGACGCAGAAGGCTCGACGCAGAACTCGTCCGCCGCAAAATAGCTCGATCGCGTGAACAAGCAGTCGACTGGATTAAAGCAGGACAGGTCACCGTCAACGGGTTTGTCGCTCAAAAGCCCGCAACCGTTGTCGAACCTGACGCATCGATCAAGGTTGCCGTTGATGAGGATGACCAGTGGGCTTCTCGAGGAGCTCATAAGCTGATTGGTGCTCTCGATGTGTTTGAACAGCAGGGGGTAAGCGTCGTCGAAAAGCGAATTCTTGATGCAGGGGCATCGACTGGCGGATTTACTGACGTGGTGCTGCGCCGGGGTGCCCGCGAGGTTATCGCCGTGGATGTTGGCTACGGGCAGCTGATGTGGAGGTTGCAAAATGATCCACGCGTCACAGTGCTTGATCGCACCAATATTCGCCACCTCACCCCGGAAATGATGGGCGGGCAGGCGGACATGATGGTCGGCGACCTATCGTTTATCTCGCTGAAGCTGGTACTTCCTGCCATCGTGGACTGCCTGCATGACGGCGCAGACTTACTGCCGATGGTCAAGCCCCAATTCGAAGTTGGGAAAGACCGGTTGGGCAGCGGTGGGGTTGTGCGTTCCAATGAGCTGAGGGCGGAAGTAACTAAAGACGTAGCAATTTTTGCAGCCGAACTGGGCCTAAGCTGCCGAGGCGTGGTGGCCTCTCCGCTACCAGGGCCCAGTGGCAACGTAGAATACTTTTTATGGCTGGTCAAAGACGAAGGCTCGACAGCCCCGAGTGATCAGGATTTAACTGCAATGATTGCTGCCGCTGTGAAGGAAGGACCTACGCTATGA
- a CDS encoding HAD-IIA family hydrolase, which yields MTLAEKYDSLLLDLDGTVWAGGEAIPGAVDAITSSGLPTAYVTNNASRGPAAVAEKLRAIGLEVMDTDVVTSAQAAITMAREYLNPGDPVLVVGAPSFKELVTEAGYKVVDSADDHPKVVLHGHNPETGWVQLSEAALSIRQGATYLASNLDTTLPMERGLHVGNGSMVAAVTSATGVMPASAGKPEPAMFHQAAQALNSTAPLAVGDRLDTDIAGAVAAKMDSLHVLTGVSGPLALIEATPEQRPRYIAEDMSALHQDPSMLVPGPQGGFTARVDGDDVLLERGNPGATSIEALRTVLNVAWSMPEAPAFIRPMSDAADAATAQWW from the coding sequence ATGACCCTTGCTGAAAAGTATGACTCACTGTTGCTCGACCTCGACGGCACCGTTTGGGCCGGAGGAGAAGCTATCCCCGGAGCCGTCGACGCTATTACAAGCTCGGGCCTACCTACGGCGTATGTCACCAACAACGCCTCTCGCGGTCCCGCCGCAGTTGCAGAAAAACTTCGTGCCATCGGCCTAGAGGTGATGGACACCGACGTGGTGACTTCCGCGCAGGCTGCAATCACCATGGCGCGAGAATATCTAAATCCCGGCGATCCCGTGCTCGTCGTCGGCGCGCCCTCATTCAAAGAATTAGTCACTGAAGCCGGCTACAAAGTTGTGGACAGTGCAGATGATCACCCGAAGGTGGTGCTGCATGGGCACAACCCAGAAACAGGGTGGGTACAGCTGTCCGAGGCTGCTTTGTCCATCCGGCAAGGCGCAACGTACTTGGCCTCAAACCTTGACACGACACTGCCGATGGAGCGTGGACTCCACGTTGGTAACGGTTCGATGGTGGCAGCGGTGACCAGCGCAACAGGGGTTATGCCGGCGTCGGCAGGCAAACCGGAACCAGCGATGTTCCACCAAGCGGCACAAGCTTTAAACTCAACAGCCCCACTTGCAGTGGGCGACCGTCTTGATACCGACATTGCAGGTGCGGTAGCTGCGAAGATGGACTCACTGCACGTATTAACAGGCGTATCCGGACCACTTGCGCTAATCGAAGCTACTCCCGAACAGCGGCCGAGATACATCGCTGAAGACATGAGCGCGCTCCACCAAGACCCATCCATGCTTGTACCAGGCCCGCAGGGCGGATTTACTGCGCGTGTCGACGGCGATGACGTGCTTTTGGAACGTGGCAACCCAGGCGCTACAAGTATTGAGGCACTTCGCACTGTTCTTAACGTCGCCTGGTCCATGCCAGAAGCTCCCGCTTTCATCCGCCCGATGTCGGACGCAGCCGACGCAGCAACTGCCCAATGGTGGTAA
- a CDS encoding NAD kinase → MSSNEHREILMVPHTTREGNIAAAARAAELIQGYGITVRILAQADMEAIDAHPSLAGLKRVSHSPEAARGCELVLVLGGDGTFLRAADLAHAQDIPVLGINLGHIGFLAEWDAESLDMAIRRVIDRTYRVEDRMTIDITVLDPDGNVIDTSWALNEVSVENLNRRGVLDATLEVDFRPVSTFGCDGVLISTPTGSTAYAFSAGGPVMWPELDAILVVPNNAHALFTKPLVVSPDSTVAVESHPTTSPAMVVMDGFRPIAMPPGSRCEVVGGTRPVRWVRLDDSPFTDRLVRKLRLPVDGWRGPAAPK, encoded by the coding sequence ATGAGTTCAAATGAGCACCGCGAAATTCTCATGGTTCCGCACACCACCCGCGAAGGCAACATTGCAGCGGCGGCGCGTGCAGCGGAACTGATCCAAGGCTACGGGATCACGGTGCGAATCTTGGCGCAGGCCGACATGGAGGCCATCGACGCCCACCCTAGCCTTGCAGGCCTCAAACGGGTGTCGCACTCACCGGAGGCCGCCAGGGGTTGTGAACTCGTCCTCGTTCTCGGCGGTGATGGAACTTTCCTCCGCGCCGCAGACTTGGCGCATGCTCAAGATATTCCTGTACTTGGTATCAACCTGGGCCACATCGGGTTTCTGGCCGAGTGGGATGCGGAAAGCCTCGACATGGCGATTCGTCGCGTGATCGACCGCACCTACCGGGTTGAAGACCGGATGACTATTGACATCACTGTGCTGGACCCAGACGGCAATGTTATTGATACCAGCTGGGCGTTGAATGAAGTAAGTGTTGAAAACCTCAATCGCCGTGGCGTGCTCGACGCTACCCTCGAGGTGGATTTCCGCCCGGTGTCCACCTTTGGCTGCGACGGCGTGCTGATCTCCACCCCGACAGGCTCTACAGCGTACGCATTTTCCGCGGGTGGGCCTGTGATGTGGCCGGAGCTTGACGCGATCCTCGTGGTGCCCAATAATGCGCACGCGTTGTTTACTAAGCCGCTGGTGGTATCACCGGATTCCACTGTGGCTGTGGAGTCACATCCGACGACCTCCCCAGCCATGGTTGTGATGGACGGTTTCCGTCCGATTGCGATGCCTCCGGGCTCGCGCTGCGAAGTCGTCGGCGGTACACGTCCGGTCCGGTGGGTGCGTCTCGACGACTCCCCATTCACTGACCGTTTGGTGCGTAAACTGCGGTTGCCTGTCGACGGTTGGCGCGGACCTGCTGCACCAAAGTAG
- a CDS encoding IS256 family transposase — MTRRDPEDKARIDAIEEKLLANPEVAKIIKELATSTTDANELVRGMLQASLSAALQAEMDVHLGYQSGDRAAKNAARADNHRNGSYPKTVDSNYGPVTIDVPRDRQGTFVPTMVPKGVRRLTDVDDMIVSLYAGGMTIRDIQHHLATALKIDVSHETISAVTDAVLDEVLQWQSRQLDEFYPVVFLDALRIKVRDGGRVVNKSAYLAIGVDMDGIKHILGIWIAKEEGASFWAQVCSHLANRGVKDVFIVCCDGLKGLPEAVEATWPNSMVQTCIVHLIRAANRWVAYGDRKAVSAALKQIYTAADEDQAAQALEHFAATELGQKYPQSVKVWRDAWDRFIPFLQFPPAARKVIYTTNSIESFNNQLRKATRNRVQFTNDESAVKTLWLMICNIEDRRAAKRAKEGKKVAATAGRLIEGARVAGWKQAINQMSVAYPDRFQNYL; from the coding sequence ATGACGCGACGTGATCCAGAGGATAAAGCTCGGATTGATGCTATTGAGGAGAAACTGCTTGCCAATCCTGAGGTAGCTAAAATCATCAAGGAGCTTGCAACCTCTACTACGGATGCCAATGAACTGGTCAGGGGCATGCTGCAAGCCTCGCTATCGGCAGCATTGCAGGCGGAAATGGATGTCCACCTCGGCTATCAGTCTGGTGACAGGGCAGCCAAAAACGCTGCTCGGGCTGATAACCACCGCAATGGCAGCTATCCAAAGACCGTGGATTCTAACTATGGGCCTGTCACCATTGATGTGCCCCGTGATCGGCAGGGGACGTTTGTTCCGACGATGGTGCCTAAAGGAGTACGTCGCCTGACCGATGTCGATGACATGATCGTTAGTTTGTATGCCGGTGGGATGACCATCCGTGATATCCAACACCACCTAGCCACAGCCTTGAAGATCGATGTGTCGCATGAGACGATCTCTGCGGTTACTGATGCAGTGCTCGACGAAGTACTGCAGTGGCAAAGCCGCCAGCTAGATGAGTTCTACCCCGTGGTGTTCCTCGATGCACTGCGTATCAAAGTCCGTGATGGTGGGCGAGTGGTCAACAAGTCTGCTTATCTGGCTATCGGGGTGGATATGGACGGTATTAAGCACATCCTGGGTATTTGGATTGCCAAAGAAGAAGGAGCCTCGTTCTGGGCACAGGTCTGTTCCCACCTGGCTAACCGGGGTGTTAAAGACGTTTTCATCGTGTGCTGTGATGGGTTGAAAGGCCTGCCAGAAGCAGTCGAAGCGACCTGGCCGAACTCGATGGTTCAAACCTGTATCGTCCACCTGATCAGGGCAGCCAACCGGTGGGTTGCGTACGGGGACCGTAAAGCAGTATCAGCGGCTTTAAAGCAGATCTACACCGCTGCTGATGAGGACCAGGCAGCGCAAGCGTTAGAACACTTTGCTGCAACTGAGCTGGGGCAGAAATATCCGCAATCAGTGAAAGTGTGGCGCGATGCGTGGGATCGGTTTATACCGTTTCTACAGTTCCCGCCAGCAGCGAGGAAGGTGATCTACACGACGAATTCGATTGAATCGTTTAACAATCAACTACGTAAAGCCACCCGTAATAGGGTGCAGTTCACTAACGATGAATCCGCAGTCAAGACGCTGTGGTTGATGATCTGCAATATCGAAGATCGCCGTGCCGCCAAACGAGCCAAAGAAGGCAAAAAGGTTGCTGCCACAGCCGGACGCCTCATAGAAGGTGCACGCGTGGCAGGGTGGAAACAAGCCATCAACCAAATGTCCGTAGCCTACCCCGACCGCTTCCAAAACTACCTATAA